The Peromyscus maniculatus bairdii isolate BWxNUB_F1_BW_parent chromosome 6, HU_Pman_BW_mat_3.1, whole genome shotgun sequence genomic interval GCAGCTGGGGTTGGACTGCCCTCTTGTGGCACATGGGAGCAGCACAGGAAAGTCAGACCCCATAACCCAGGgaccagccttccttccttccttccttccttccttccttccttccttccttccttccttccttccctccctccctccctccctccctccctccctccctccttccttccttccttcccgaGGGAGCAGTCTCCCACCAGCACCTCCTCACTGGAGGCCATGCTCTTCCCCCTGGGCACCCGTCCTTGGGGCTTTCAcccaccaccctgcccagctAAAGCCACTCACCTCCAAGGCTGCCACCCATAGAGGCAAACCCCAGTGTGACAAACATTCCAAAGAGCTGATACACGGCCTGAGATGTGGCGCTGCGCTGGCCGGTGGCTACGAGCGGAAATACACTCTGCAGGCTGAAAGGCGACCAGACAGGGAAAGACGGGGATGGAACAGGCAGTCAGGGCTGGTCACTGTGGCATTCATGTGTGGGCAGCCAAAGGGTGTCCAGGGATTCCCCACTGTCTCAGACCCAGGCCTTTGTTCAGCCAGGCCTCACTTTTATCTCCCTTCCTAAGCTGGCCAATCCCACATACCTTTCAGAACCCTGTCCAAGGTCCCTTTTGCCTGCCTACCCCCAGCTCACAGTGTGAAATGTAGATCCCAGGGGTCATTATCTCTTACTGATCCTGAAGGAATGCTCAGTGCTCTTGAAATGGTTTCCTTCATGATCACCCACTGCACTGACCAGGAGGAGGCCAGGCCTGGGCAGGTCCTCAGCCCTCACCATACGGTGGGAGAATGGCCAAATGGGTGTGTGAGAACAGACagggattttttttgtcttgactCCCAGAGAAGAAGGGGGGTCAGGTCATTCTAGAGAGGCTAGAGCAGACTCACCCATCTCCATAAGCTTCGTGGGTGGCCAGCCAAGCCACCAGGACTCCCAGGAGGGCCCCCAGTACCCCCGGCATCCCATGGAGGTTGTGGACACCACACGTGTCTTGCACTTTGAATTTGGATTCAAGGACAGGCTGGAGGACAAGTTGGATAGTCAGGCATGGGCGATCCACCTACCCCCTCCCCAGGACCTGGTGGGGAAATGGCAGAAGGGCCACTGGGAATCCCGGGTCCCTGCTGCAGGCTCCCTCCCTCAcgtgctttttttttccagatcctGAGAAGCAACCATACCGTAAAGAACTTGTACCCCAACGTGGAGACAGTCCCAGCCAGGAAGCCGGCTGCCATAGCTCCGAAGGGTGTCAGCATCATTTCGCTCGATGTCCCCACCACAACCCCTCCAGCCAATGCTGCATTTTGGATGTGGACCTAAGGGGACAAAAAAGGGCAAGGTATCTTCTCagatcatcacacacacacacacacacacacacacacacacacacacacactccgccCCCACCCATCGCCGTGGCATCTGCTGCTTCTAAAGTCCCTCTGTTGTCTAGCCGCTGGCTCTCCAGCTTTCCTGTCCTGCCCCCTCACTCTAACCCACCCCCCTGCGTAGAGATGGAGGCTCAGTGCTTGCTCCCGAGACCTTAGCCATCTCTTCCCTTTGCCAGGCTGCCCGTCTGCTTGGCCATACCATGTCCAGTCGGCCATCCCCACTGACGAGGGCTGACAAGGCGAAGGTGCTGAGGGTGCTTGCCGTGAGTGAGTAGTATGTGTTGAGGGCCGTCCGATGCTGCCCATCCCCCAGCTCCGTGGGCGCAGAGTTGAAGCTGGGCCAGAAAATCCACAGGAAGACGGTCCCTAAACCGTGGGTAGCCACAGTGAGCATCTAGTAGTGAGTGGCCCCTGTCACCAGGGGGCGCTGCAAGGCAGGTAAGTTATTATGCAGCCTGTTTGCTCACTGATTCCTGGAattgctaggaaaaaaaaatcttcctacgGCGAGAGTTGAGGGGATGATGCCTATAAATGCCTGCTTCATGGCCCCACTAGGCATAACTGCTCAGCAAGGGCCTGGGTGAGGCTCAGTGGAACagcactaatacacacacacacacacacacacacacagagtttctccatgtagctctggctgtcctggaactccctctctagaccaggctggcctccaactcagaggtccacctgcctctgcctctggagtgctgggatcaaaggcgtgcgccgccgccaccaccacccggccctgcTTTAAGTCTTACAGACTAATCTCAGAGCGGGAGGAAGAGCAGGGACTTTGCAGGGTGGGCCAGCAAGGCAGGAGCCTGTGTGTGTGACCTGTATCCTTCCCTTGGGCTCAAAGTCCCAATGCTGCCTCAAGATGAGGACCTTCTCAGGGTCCTGTGCCCAGTTCTCAGGCTTCAGGGTAGAGAAGGCACAGACCACctggcccctccctccctttccccgtCCACTTCACCTGGAGACCTCATATGGGAAGGGTTGCTAAGGACAAGGAGGGCTCCGTGGTTTCACGGTGCCCTAAAGTGGGCGAGCAAACCAAGTCAGCCCTGCTATGCAAGAGCAGGCACTGAAGGCCGGATTCAACACCCCAGACGAAACACGGACTCCAGATGGCAGGCTgtgaggacagagaggacagagcCACCAAAGGCGGGGACCTAGAGGAAACAGGCCCTACTGCCCCCTGGGGTGATCAAGGGCCTGTCCTTCCCTGCCTGGCAGTGCAGGGCTTCTTGGGCTGTGGGGAGGTGGGGTTCTTAGGCTAGGAGGCCAGCTCAAGCACAGGTGACCGGGACTGGCAGGGGCATAGAAGGAAAAAGGGCTGGGCAGTGGGATGAAGGGTCTGGCTCCACACATGTGGGCTGCATAGCCCAGGAAGCTTTCAAGCAGGACTGAGGTAAACTTGAAAAGCCccagggcctggtgtgggcttctgTGTATCCCGGCACTGAGTTAGGGGTGATGATGAGCATAGATTTCAGGCCCCTCAGAAAACAAGTAGGAAGGACCCCAGGGATGGCTGGCAGTGCCAGGAGACCTTCCCCAGGCATGGCGCTCTGCAGTCCACACCACGTCACCTCAGCAGGCCTCACCAATCATGGCAAAGAGGTCAGAATGGTAGACAGAGCTCTGGCGTTGCCTGCTCTTCTCCAGCTGGGATCTGTAGAGGACCCGCGAGAGGAACAGCCCGAAGTAGGCCCCAAACGTGTGAATGGTCATGGACCCTCCAGCGTCTCTCACCTGGGGGCGACAGAGGTCGTGAGGCAGCCCCTGCCCCCGCCCACTCTTCCTCTTTCAGAGCAGGACCGACACCCAGGTCTCACCCACTCCTGGCCAGACTTACCCCCAGGAGACTGAGCAGTATAAACTCGTTGACGCTGAACAGCACTGTCTCCAATAGGGCCAtcagcagcagctgggctggcccAGTCTTGCCCAGGACAGCCCCGAAGGAGATGAGCACGGCGCCCGCACAGAAGTCAGCGTTGATCAGGCTGCAGTCACACGGGATGGGAGAAGTGGACGGGTAGCACAGTGGTTCCAAAGTGGCAGAGGGGCACGTGGGGCGTGCAGGGCggagtgaggagacagagcaCTAGAGCACCTCTCCTTGGGCGCCAGAGAGGTGCCACCACccttggagaggagggaggggccccTGGGAAGTGAGGGCCAACTCTAGGTTGAAGAAGCAGGGGTAGGAGGAGCCATTCTTCACTGGCCGGTCCTCCCAGGAGCTCGTATGACAGAGGTCTAATGGGAGGGGTATGTGAACGAGGGTCACACAGGTCAGACACTGAGAAGGGACAGTGGCCCACAGGAGGTGGCTATGGGGCAAAGCAAAGCAGGGGTCAGTGAGCAGACTTGAAGATCAGGGCTTGAGCAGGCACCCTTTGGGGAACGGGGCCTTTGAGGGAGCCAGGGGCTCACTGTTGCCCACCTCTCCACGCCAACGTGGATGTGGCCATCGtggaaggagtggaggaagcCTTGGGCCAGTGTGGCCCACTGGAGGGTGAAGGCGGCCACGAGGAAGGTGAACCCCACGCTGCTGAAGCCATACCGCTGCAGGAAAACCATGAGGAAGCCAAAGCCGACGAAGATCATGGCATGCACATCCTGGAAGCCTGTGGGTGcgcaggggaggggaaggaaggggaggagaggtaaTGTCATGAGGTCTGCTCCGGGCACACCCACCAACCAACAGATACCCCGCCAGTGCCTGGCTCCTCCAATCAGGACTGCCTTAAAGCCGCACCGTGCCTGTAAAATCCCCAGGCTtatagaaacaacctagatgcccctcaaccaaagaatggataaggaaaatgtggtacatttacacaatggagtactactcagctgtaaaaaaacaatgaccccatgaaatttgcaggcaaatggacggaactagaaaaaataattctgagtgaggtaatccagacccagaaagagaaacatggtatgtactcactcataagtggatatcaggagtaaagtacaggataaccaacctacaatccacagtcccagagaggctagataacaaaaagggcctaaagagggatgcatggattcccctgggaaggggaaatagaagagatctcctgggtaaaatgGGAGAAAgtgtgggaggagatggggagatggaaaCTTGAGGTTGGATGGGCTCCGTGCAGGATGTGGTTTGAGGGCAGGTGGAGGGCGAGGGAGAACCCTGGTGCCAGGAATCCActaggatgaccccagctaagactcctagcagtagtggagaggcccgaactggccttctcctgtaatcagataggtgaataccctaattgtcatcacggagcctttgtccagtaactgatggatgcagatgcagagatccacagccaagcactgggccgagctccgggagtcctcctgaagaaagggaagagggactaCTGTACAAGCTGGGGGAGTCAAGGTCAGGACAGAGGagtccacagagacagctgacctgagctcgtgggagcacatggactctggaccaacagttagggagccggcatgggaccgacctaggctctctgcatgtgtgtgacagttgtgtagcttggtgtgtgtgtaaggctcctcgcagtgagatcaggacctgtccctggtgcttagctggcttttgggaacctgttccccatgctggatgaCCTCGCTCAGCCTttatacaaggggaggagctccatactacctcaacttgatgtgccatgctttgtttaaGCCCATGAGagagaggcctgccctttctgaatggagatagaggaggagcgggtgggtgggaagggggcAGATGAGAATTGTGGGAGGGAAcgggaggagagaatggaggggaaactgtggtcattatgtaaaatgaaggaaaaatgttaataaaaacatGCCTAggcttagcacacacacacacacacacacacacacacacacacacacacacacacacacacacacacggccccaGCAGCTGGCACAAAGCATCCGACCTGGAGCAGCAGGGCCAGGCCGTCCTTGCCGTCCCTGCTCCAAGGAGGAACCAGACTCCCGCAGTAGCACTGGCTCCCCTTCTCCCTGACCCATTTGCTCGCCTGAGTAGGAAACTCAGTCAGTTCTCTCTGCTGCTGCAGCCCTGTCTCCTCTACACACAAGATTCGTCTTCCTTCTTCTGAAAAGTCCCCCTCCCTGTGT includes:
- the Rhbg gene encoding ammonium transporter Rh type B, which translates into the protein MARTPRRHRRLVLPLLCLLSQGATALLFAIFVRYNHETDAALWHWGNNSNVDNEFYFRYPSFQDVHAMIFVGFGFLMVFLQRYGFSSVGFTFLVAAFTLQWATLAQGFLHSFHDGHIHVGVESLINADFCAGAVLISFGAVLGKTGPAQLLLMALLETVLFSVNEFILLSLLGVRDAGGSMTIHTFGAYFGLFLSRVLYRSQLEKSRQRQSSVYHSDLFAMIGTVFLWIFWPSFNSAPTELGDGQHRTALNTYYSLTASTLSTFALSALVSGDGRLDMVHIQNAALAGGVVVGTSSEMMLTPFGAMAAGFLAGTVSTLGYKFFTPVLESKFKVQDTCGVHNLHGMPGVLGALLGVLVAWLATHEAYGDGLQSVFPLVATGQRSATSQAVYQLFGMFVTLGFASMGGSLGGFLLRLPFLDSPPDSQCFEDQVYWEVPGEQEAEAQRPLRAEEPDTQA